In Eucalyptus grandis isolate ANBG69807.140 chromosome 4, ASM1654582v1, whole genome shotgun sequence, the following proteins share a genomic window:
- the LOC120292596 gene encoding B3 domain-containing protein Os03g0120900-like, with the protein MDFREAFVEFEEAQVVKGKQNPFSYSSSSSSPSSSTSHHQHTRGLFPVGNVSNGQWDTPMGSWLAHGFDREADGRSKPELMDVSPPRDDEHSRPAAPAPPIEREHMFDKVVTPSDVGKLNRLVIPKQHAEKYFPLDSSTNEKGLLLNFEDRNGKPWRFRYSYWNSSQSYVMTKGWSRFVKEKKLDAGDIVSFQRGVGEFGKDRLFIDWRRRPDAPDPPPMAAFQLPGHFSFHHRGSATAVPWGPLLLRPG; encoded by the coding sequence ATGGATTTTAGAGAGGCTTTTGTCGAGTTCGAAGAAGCCCAGGTTGTCAAAGGTAAGCAAAACCCTTTCTCTTACTCGTCCTCCTCGTCTTCAccctcttcttccacttctcATCACCAACACACGAGGGGCCTCTTTCCTGTTGGCAACGTCAGTAATGGCCAGTGGGACACCCCGATGGGATCTTGGTTAGCCCACGGATTCGACCGCGAAGCCGACGGCCGCTCGAAGCCCGAGCTCATGGACGTATCGCCGCCTCGAGATGACGAGCATTCGCGTCCCGCCGCTCCTGCACCGCCGATTGAGAGGGAGCACATGTTTGACAAGGTCGTCACGCCGAGCGACGTTGGGAAGCTCAATCGCCTCGTCATCCCGAAGCAGCACGCTGAGAAGTACTTCCCGCTCGATTCCTCGACTAACGAGAAGGGCTTGCTCCTGAACTTTGAGGACCGCAACGGGAAGCCATGGCGGTTCCGGTACTCCTACTGGAACAGCAGCCAGAGCTATGTGATGACCAAAGGGTGGAGCCGATtcgtgaaggagaagaagctggACGCCGGGGACATCGTCTCGTTCCAGCGCGGCGTCGGCGAGTTCGGCAAGGACCGTCTCTTCATCGACTGGAGGCGGCGGCCCGACGCCCCAGACCCGCCCCCGATGGCCGCCTTCCAACTCCCAGGCCACTTCTCATTCCATCATCGGGGCTCCGCGACAGCAGTCCCTTGGGGCCCTCTGCTATTGCGGCCCGGG
- the LOC120292989 gene encoding mitochondrial import inner membrane translocase subunit Tim13-like → MDSFSSPSSGSSSSQFSTEDFMDQLKTQLAQAYAEEFLETVRGKCFEKCITKPGSSLSGSESSCISRCVERYIEATGIISRAMFSASR, encoded by the exons atggactcGTTTTCGTCGCCCTCCAGCGGCTCCTCGTCTTCCCAATTCTCGACGGAAGACTTCATGGACCAGCTCAAGACCCAGCTCGCGCAAGCTTACGCCGAGGAGTTCCTTGAG ACTGTTCGTGGAAAGTGCTTTGAAAAATGCATTACTAAGCCGGGATCAAGTTTGAGTGGAAGCGAAAGTAGTTGCATTTCTAGGTGTGTGGAACGCTATATTGAGGCCACTGGTATCATTAGCAGAGCTATGTTCAGTGCTTCTCGTTGA
- the LOC120292988 gene encoding B3 domain-containing transcription factor NGA1-like, translated as MHMSARDHSQASHLGPYRNSYGGGSGCSYGYGCGNVVSLNACPNSSSVYYQLRSSIGAGIAPRQVSAGMVQVPQGAGGGGAGGNEPVVFDSVPVVHGKVAAKRLRLFGVNMECPISESDDECDILSSTSISHASISSQAHQMSSSSSQQPPLQLRLYNGTPLPTIQAEFLNKGKASVSSSLDLDI; from the coding sequence ATGCACATGTCCGCGAGGGACCACTCACAAGCGTCGCACCTGGGTCCATACCGGAACAGTTACGGAGGTGGCAGTGGTTGTAGTTATGGTTATGGTTGTGGGAATGTGGTGAGCTTGAACGCTTGTCCAAATTCGTCGTCGGTGTATTACCAGCTCAGATCGAGCATCGGTGCAGGCATAGCCCCAAGGCAAGTGTCCGCTGGGATGGTGCAGGTTCCTCAAGGTGCGGGAGGCGGTGGTGCCGGGGGGAACGAGCCGGTAGTATTCGACTCGGTGCCCGTGGTCCATGGGAAAGTTGCAGCCAAGAGGCTGAGGCTGTTCGGAGTGAACATGGAGTGCCCGATTTCTGAGTCCGATGACGAGTGCGACATACTGTCCTCAACCTCTATATCACATGCTTCAATCTCATCGCAAGCCCACCAAATGTCCTCCTCTTCTTCACAGCAGCCTCCTCTCCAATTGAGGCTGTACAACGGTACGCCGTTGCCGACCATCCAGGCGGAGTTCTTAAACAAGGGAAAGGCTTCGGTCTCGTCATCCCTGGACTTGGATATTTGA